The Trueperaceae bacterium genome window below encodes:
- a CDS encoding FixH family protein has translation MTVAPRSRLPLRLAVVAALAALALAGCRPGGDGASTSSAGGGSGDVPPLNAAVEVTDPAVGGGAVTVTVREGEEPVSGAVVAVQADMTHAGMAPVIADAPEAEPGVYRTDEFAFTMAGDWIVTAEVRTQDGRTATAETFVTVAR, from the coding sequence ATGACAGTCGCGCCACGCTCCCGCCTCCCGCTCCGCCTGGCCGTCGTCGCGGCGCTCGCCGCGCTGGCGCTCGCCGGCTGCCGCCCGGGCGGCGACGGGGCGTCGACCAGCTCGGCGGGCGGCGGCTCGGGCGACGTGCCCCCGCTCAACGCCGCCGTGGAGGTGACCGACCCGGCGGTCGGCGGGGGCGCCGTCACGGTGACCGTGCGGGAGGGTGAGGAGCCGGTCTCCGGCGCCGTCGTGGCGGTCCAGGCCGACATGACGCACGCCGGCATGGCGCCCGTCATCGCCGACGCCCCCGAGGCCGAGCCCGGCGTCTACCGGACCGACGAGTTCGCGTTCACGATGGCCGGCGACTGGATCGTCACGGCCGAGGTGCGGACGCAGGACGGCCGCACCGCGACGGCCGAGACCTTCGTCACGGTCGCGCGGTGA